Sequence from the candidate division KSB1 bacterium genome:
GTAACAACTCAGACCGCTGCCCGATTCAGTTCTTGCGTCTAGTGGCGCGAATCAATTTTCAAAGAGCAAAGCCAGAACGCAAAAATTTTCAAAAAAACTCTTGACTTTGGTTAGGAAATCTTTAGGCACACAGTTTGAGTATAACGCGAGACTTCTGAGATTGAAGATTTTCTTTGTGCTTGAACATTCTGCGCTTGAAGGCGCTACTACGAACGTTACGACTTTTTATCTTTTAATATGAATCCTCGTCGAATCCGGCAAGCCGTAATGGCCTTCGACAATAATGTGCATGCCCGGCCGTAGCCCCTCTCCGGAAATCGCCACGGTGGTCGGGGTCTCGATGCCGACTTCGACTTCGCGGATGACGCCGAGCGAGTCGCCGAGGGCTTCGACGATGGTGTGCTTGCCGGTTTCATCGTCGCGCAACACGGCTTTGTCCGGCACGAGAAAAACGTTTTCATGTCGGCCGATCACAATATCGGCGTTGCCGAACATGTCGCTGCGCAGCTCGGGATACACGGTGAGAAAACGCAGCCGCACTTCCGCCATTTGCGCGACCGGGTCGATTTGCGGCTTGAGATTATCGATACGGCAGCGGAAATTTTTCTCCGGCCAGCTTTGGAAACTCACCGTCGCTTCCTGTCCGAGTTTGAGGCGCGCCAGCTCTCTCGCGGGCGCTTTGGCGATGAAATAGAGCGAGCGCAAATCAATGACCGTTGCCAGCGCGCCGCCGGCGGCGACGAACTCGCCTTCATTCAACGCGCGCGTTACGATCACACCGTCAAACGGCGCGCGAATCTCCAGCGCGGTGTTTTGTTTTTGCGCGAGCTGTAAGGCTGATTCAGCGCGCGTTTTTTCTTCAGCGGTTTGCGCGCGGCTCAGCAACATTTGCGCGCCGGTCATGGCCGCGAGCGATTCTTTCGTTTCGACGACGGCGATGATCTGTCCGCGCTTCACCGCGTCGCCTTCGAGCACGCGCAGCGAGGTCACTTTGCCGTCGATGGGCGAGCTAATGTTTTCCTGTCGCAACACTTTGGTCGCGCCGGTGACGCCGACGGTTTCCGGAATCGTGCCGAGACGCACGCTGTCGATTTTCACTTCGACCGCGGGTGTGACGGAGGCTTCGACTTCTTCGCTCTCGCTTCTGCTGCAAGCAATGAGAAAGCAAAACGGGATCATGAAAATTAGGCAAAAATTTTTGCACCACAAAGGCACAAAGGGCACGAAGTTTTCTTTGTGAGCTTTGTGTCTTTGCGGTGAAATTTGGTTCCGGCTTGCCCCATTCGCAGGAGAGCTTTGCGTGAAGGTTTTTTCTGTAAATGGCATCATTCTGGTTCTCCGGTCAAGCGCAGCAATTGGGCGTGAATCAAATCGAGGCCGGCGCGGGTTTGTTCTTCTTGCAAAACGAAGCCGAGCAACATGCGGTGCGCTTCGAGCACTTCCAACGCGCTCGTGCCGCCGCCGGCGTATTGCGCGACGAGCAGATCGTATTGTTCCTGCGCTTGTTGGCGGCTCGCTTGCAAGAGATTTAATTTTTCCGCGGCGGTGCGCTGCTGTATGGAATTGGTTTGATACTCGGCGGCGAGGCGGCGGCGCAACGTTTCATAATCCGCGCGCCGCGCATTGAGCTCCGCGGTTTTCTGCTCGATTCGCGCCGAGGTCGCGCCCCAATTCCACAGCGGCAGTTCGAGCGCAATGCCGGCGTGATAACCCAAAACCTGCGGCGATGATGATTCCAAAAGCTGATTGCGTGACGTCCACGCGCCGGCGTTGCCGAATGCCGAGATGATCGGCAAACGTTCTTTTTGCGCCAGTTTGACGTCCAGCGTCGCCGCTTCGACGACGAAGCCAAATTCTTTTAAATCCGGATTATTCAAGAATGGTTGCGGCAACGAAGGCAGCGTCACCGAATCCTGAATGGCAATCGTCGTATCTAACGGCAAACCGAGCGGCTCGAGCAGGCGCGTCATCGCGGCAGTCATGGCCGTGCTCAAATCATTCAGCGCGATTTGTTCCGACTGCAACTGAATCTCGACTTTCATGATGTCGGTTTTGGGAACCGCGCCGCCGTTGGCCAGCGCGCGCACGGTTTCAAGATAGGACTGCAAATCGGCAATGCTCTGCTGCATGAGCCGGTACTGGCGTTGCGCATTCAGCAAGTCGAGATAAGCTTGCCGCACCTCGAGACGAATATCGGCGGCGGTGCGAATCTTGGCGTTCGTCGCCTGTTGCCGATTGACTTCCGTTTGTTGGCGATTGAACCGAATCGTGCCGTCATAAAGCGTCTGCTTGATTTCAATGAGGCCGGCATATTCGCCGCCTTCGGTGAGCGCCGGATCGAATCCGGTCACGGGCGCGAACGAGGCGCCGGCGTTTAGATTTACCGAGGGCTTGCGTAACGTGCCGACTTCTTTGAGTCGCTGCTCGACGGCGCGAATATCGTATTCCGCCGCCACGAGCCGCGCATTTTTTTTCAGCGCGAGGCGAAGGCAGTCATCCAATGAAAGCGTCTGTGCGCACGCCGAAGCGACGAGGGTGAGAAAAAAGAGAACTGCCGCAATTGGCAAAAGCTTTTTCATCATTGTTCCTATTTTGCTGCTCTACTCCGCAATGATTTGGCGCGGTGATGCGAGGATATGGATAATATACAAACATCCGGCGTTGCCGTTGTCATCCCGCGGTCATGCTTTTGTAAAATCATTGTCACGAATGAAGAGGAAAATAACAAACACAAGCGCTCGGCAAAAATCTTTAGCGGTCAAATTTATTTTTATTCCCGCCGCGTTTCCAGCCATTGATACACCACCGGCAAAATAAACAGCGTCAACAGCGTCGA
This genomic interval carries:
- a CDS encoding TolC family protein, coding for MKKLLPIAAVLFFLTLVASACAQTLSLDDCLRLALKKNARLVAAEYDIRAVEQRLKEVGTLRKPSVNLNAGASFAPVTGFDPALTEGGEYAGLIEIKQTLYDGTIRFNRQQTEVNRQQATNAKIRTAADIRLEVRQAYLDLLNAQRQYRLMQQSIADLQSYLETVRALANGGAVPKTDIMKVEIQLQSEQIALNDLSTAMTAAMTRLLEPLGLPLDTTIAIQDSVTLPSLPQPFLNNPDLKEFGFVVEAATLDVKLAQKERLPIISAFGNAGAWTSRNQLLESSSPQVLGYHAGIALELPLWNWGATSARIEQKTAELNARRADYETLRRRLAAEYQTNSIQQRTAAEKLNLLQASRQQAQEQYDLLVAQYAGGGTSALEVLEAHRMLLGFVLQEEQTRAGLDLIHAQLLRLTGEPE
- a CDS encoding efflux RND transporter periplasmic adaptor subunit; amino-acid sequence: MIPFCFLIACSRSESEEVEASVTPAVEVKIDSVRLGTIPETVGVTGATKVLRQENISSPIDGKVTSLRVLEGDAVKRGQIIAVVETKESLAAMTGAQMLLSRAQTAEEKTRAESALQLAQKQNTALEIRAPFDGVIVTRALNEGEFVAAGGALATVIDLRSLYFIAKAPARELARLKLGQEATVSFQSWPEKNFRCRIDNLKPQIDPVAQMAEVRLRFLTVYPELRSDMFGNADIVIGRHENVFLVPDKAVLRDDETGKHTIVEALGDSLGVIREVEVGIETPTTVAISGEGLRPGMHIIVEGHYGLPDSTRIHIKR